TGGCGTCGACCATGTCGCCTTCGTCCACAAAACGCTGGCCCACCAGCCGGTGCTGGTCGTCGCCGTCCCAGCGGGCGTAGATGCGGGTGTACGCGAGGCGGACACGCGCAGCTTCCAGGGCGGCTTCCTGCTGGCGCACCTGCGCCTGAGCCACCTGAAGTCTGGCGCGGCTCGATTCGAACTCGGCCAAAGCCTGGTCCAGTTCGGACTGGGAGACCGCACTCTTCTGCCGCAGGTCCTGCGAACGGGCAAGATCACGCTCGGCAACGTCCATCGCGCTCTGGGCCTCGATGACAGTGGCGCGGGCTACCTCCAGGGCGGCCTCCGCCTGGTTGACCTGCTGGGCGTACTCGTGGCTGTCCAGTTCGGCCAGGAGCTGTCCATTCTCCACTTCGTCACCGATGTTCACGTGGAGATTTTCGAGTCTGCCGGATATCTTGGGAGCAACCGTGAATCGCGCGCTGGCTTCGAGCGTGCCGGTGAATTCGGCCATGTGCTGCATGTCCATGGTGCGCACGGGTTTCAATACGACGGGGACGGCCCGCGCCCCGGATCCGGCAGAGTTGACAGCCTCGGGCTCGGACAGGCGCACTGAAACCTGCCAGCCCACCAGGCCGAGCATAAGCGCCACGGCGGCGACGCCGAGAATTTTCTTCATCGAACCCTCCGGTTCGTGGTCAAAGACATATCACACAAATAAAGCCGGTATGTGCATACGCTGGAGAACGTGCATGAGACGAAAATGTTGACGAGTAATGTCGCCTTTTTCACGAAAAGGAGCAACGATAAGGGGAAAAGTCGATATTCTTCATAAGAAGTCAAGGTCTTTCTCGCGGCATGGATGCTTCTTCATGAAACCGATGGTTTGCTCGTTCAATGTGTGTTATGCTAGCTGCCTGTACGCGGCGATTGGGTGACGAACCCGGCGCGCGGAAATCGAAACCCTCTCGCGACGATGCGTAGCATTGGCTACGATCCGGTTGGTTGCGTAAACCCTTCAACGGGTATACGCGCGCATTGAACTTACGCGTCTGGTTCGAAGTACGATTCTGGTGCGGATGATCTTAAAATAGCTACACATCTAATCTGTATACAGTGGGTTTGCATGACGTACTCCTCCGAACAGCGGGAAACCCGCCTTGCCGATCTGAAACACAAGATCAAAGAGCAGGGGCTGCGGATCACTCCCCAGCGAATGGCCATTCTGCGCGCGCTCGTCATGCACTCAGGACACCCCACGGTTGAGGAGTTGCATAAGGAACTGCTGCCGGATTTCCCCTCCATGAGCCTGGCCACGGTCTACAAGACAATCACCATGCTCAAGCAGCAGGACGAAGTCCTGGAACTCGAGTTCAGCAGGGACAGCCGGTACGACGGCACGAACCCCCACCCCCACCCGCACCTCATCTGCAGGCGCTGCGGCAGCATCATCGATCCGGATGTGCCCGGCCTGGCGGAGATGATCGCCAATCTGCAGCAGACCACAGGTTTTTCCGTCACCTCCCACCGCCTTGATTTCTATGGTGAATGTCCGGAGTGCAAAAAGGCGTCGTAATTTTCCTTGCAACGGATAATGATTTTCCGTAGAAAATGGATCATGCATCTTCGTATCCGCGCCGTTGCGACGGAGCATCCTGCCGATTTTTGACAGGCCTCTGCACACGGCGGGAAAATACAGATGGGTGCATTCGGGCCGTTCTGGCTTGAGAAGATGTCACGTACATAGTAATAGTAAAGGAAAGTATGTTCACTTCAGCGTGAACGCCCCATCATCGGGACACCCTGCACGAATCGTAAAAAATTAGGGAGGAAGCACAATGGCGGAAGCCGCACAGATGGATAAGAACGCGCGTCGGGAAAAGGTTCTGGAAGTGTTGAACAAGGCTCGCTCCATGGAGCTCTATGCCATTTCCCAATATATGAACCAGCACTATTCCCTGGACGACATGGACTACGGCGAGCTGGCCAGGAACATGAAGCTCATCGCCATCGATGAGATGCGCCACGCCGAGCAGTTTGCCGAGCGCATCAAGGAGCTTGGCGGCGAACCCACCACCGAGCTGGCCGACACGGTCCGCAAGAAACAGGAAGTTGGCGAGATATTCACCTTCGACGCCGAAGTTGAGGACGACACCGTTGACATCTACAACCAGTTCCTGCGCACCTGTCGGGAGATGGGCGACAACGTGAGCGCCAGGCTCTTCGAAATCATCATCGAGGAAGAGCAGGAGCACGCCAACCACTTCGATAACGTTGGCAGCCATATCAAGAACCTGGGCGACGTGTATCTGTCCAAGGTTGCCGGAACCTCGGCGTCCACCGGAGCCTCCTCCAAGGGTTTCGTGAACATGGCCAGCGGCGAGGCGTAGCCAGACCGCAGAGAGCACGAAGTTACCAACATAGAGCTTCAAAGAACATAAACCGGGGGACGCGCATGATCGCTTCCCCCGGTTTCATTTTGGATCAAGTTCTCTGCAGCGACCGAATGCATGATGCTCCGTGCCATCAGGAAACAGGCAACCCCCTGCGTTTGCGCCAGTAGAGCCGCCATTCCTCGATGGCGCAGAACAGCACCGGCACCACGAACACGGTGAGCAGCGCCACGAGCATGCCGCCGAAGGACGGAATGGCCATGGGCACCATGATGTCCGCGCCGCGGCCCGTGGACGTGAGCACAGGCAGCAGCGCCAGAATGGTGGTGGCGGACGTCATGAGCGCGGGACGGATGCGCCTGGTGGCGCCGGCGACCACGGCGTCGCGGAGCTTTTTCTTTTCCGTGGTGTCGCGCTCGTCCTTGGAGTCCAGCAGGTAAGTCGCCATGAGCACACCGTCGTCCGAGGCGATGCCGAACAGGGCGAGGAAGCCCACCCAGATGGCTACGGAGAGGTTCACCGGATTCACCTGAAAGAGATCGCGCATCGATTCGCCGAAGATATTAAAGGCGAGGAACCATTCCTGCCCGTACAGCCAGATGAGGATGAACCCGCCGGACCAGGCCACGGCGATTCCCGAAAACACGATCATCGTGACCGACAGCTGCTTGAACTGCAGGTAGAGGATGAGGAAGATGATCGCCAGAGCCACCGGCAGGATGACGGCCAGCCGTTTCTGCGCGCGGATCTGGTTTTCGTAGCTGCCGGCAAACGTATAGGAGACGCCCTCCGGCAGAACCAGCTCGCCGGATTCGCGCTTGCTGTCGAGATAGCTCCGGGCGTGCTCCACCACATCCACTTCGGCGAATCCAGGCTTCTTGTCGAAGAGCACATATCCCACGAGGAAGGTGTCCTCGCTCTTGATGGCCTGCGGTCCGCGCACGTAGCGGATGTCCGCGAGCTCGCGCAGGGGGATCTGTTCGCCGGATCTTGCGGCCACGAGTATGCTCCCCAGGGCCTCGGGGGTGTCTCGCAGCTCGCGCTGGTAGCGCACGCGCACGGGATAGCGCTCGCGTCCTTCCACTGTGGTGGTCAGCTGGCGGCCGCCCACTGCGGCTTCGATGACCTCCTGCACGTCTTCCAGCGGCAGGCCGTACCGGGCGATGGCAGTGCGGTTGATCTCGATTTCCAGATATGGCTTGCCTACGATGCGGTCGGCGATGACTGCGGCGGGCTGCACCGAGGGCACTTCCTTGAGCAGCCGCTCCAGTTCCAGTCCGACGGATTCGATGGTCTCCAGGTCTGGTCCGCGGACCTTGATGCCCATGGGCGCGCGCATGCCGGATTGCAGCATTACGATGCGCGCGGCGATGGGCTGCAGGAACGGGGCGGAAGTGGTGCCCGGCACTTCCGCGGCCTTGACCACTTCGTCCCAGATGTCCTGGGGCGACTGGATGCCGGGCCAGGCGTCGCGGCCTTCGTTGATGGACGGATCGATGGCCGGCCGCCAGAGCCGGAAGGGCCTGCCGTCCTCGTCCGGGATGAGCTTTCCGTCCTCGTCCCGCATGAACTTGCCCCGCACGAGGTAGGGCAGACCGTCGGGCGCGTTCACGGGCTCGCCTTCGGGCGTGCGGTAGTAATCGAACTTGTCGTCTCTGTAGGCGAAGCGTTTGCGGTGGCCGGACTGGTCCGCGAGATACTCAGGCACGTAGTTCACCACAGTTTCGATCATGGAGAGCGGCGCCGGGTCCAGCGAAGATTCGACGCGGCCCAGCTTGCCCACGGCGGATTCCACCTCGGGAATGGCGGCCATGGCCATATCCTGCTTGGCGAGCACGTCCTTGACCTCGCCGATGGACGCGTGCGGCATGGTGGTGGGCATGAACAGGAACGAACCTTCGTCCAGCGGCGGCATGAACTCCTTGCCCAGCCCGGGAAACGCGTGGGCCATGGCGATAGCCGGCCTGGAGCTTTGAATGGAATCCGGCAGCCAGCCGAACACCCGGGGGAATCCGAGCCAGACCATCAGGCCGATCACCAGCACCGTTGCCGGAACGAGCATGAACAGCGCCTTGAAATCGAGCACCCTGCGCAGCATGGTGGGATAGGCTTTCTGGAACAGGGCGAAGAAGCCGAGCAACAAGCCCATAAGCAGGATGGTGAACAGGGCGTTGCGAGCAAGTCCGTGTTCCGGGCCGAGCGGCATCCAGTGGGTGGCCAGCACTATGGCCACGGCCATGGCCAGCAGAAGCACAGCGCTGTGTCTGAGCCACCGCGCCGCGCGCGCGGGCATTGCCATGGACGCGAACCGCGCCACCCCCACGAGCACTACGGCGGCGCCGATCCACCACTGGGCGATGAACGCCAGGCCAACTCCCGCCGCGATGACCAGGAAGGACAGCAGGCGGCTGGTCTCCTTGCCGCTTTTGCCGCGGCGCAGGAAGATGGTGGCCAGCACGGGCAGTACGGTGACTGAAACCGCGATGGATGCAAACAGGGCGAACGTCTTGGTGAATGCGAGGGGTTTGAAGAGCTTGCCCTCCGCCCCCTCCATGGCGAACACGGGCAGGAAGCTGACAATGGTGGTGGCCACGGCAGTGAGCACCGCGCCGGCCACCTCGCCGGTCGCTTCGCGGATGATCCGCCATGTGGGCGTTCCTTCAGGCGCTTCGTCGAATCGTTTAAGGATGTTCTCCGTAATGATGATGCCCATGTCCACCATGGTGCCAATGGCGATGGCGATGCCCGAAAGCGCCACGATGTTCGCGTCCACGCCGAAGCTTTTCATGGCCGTGAAGCAGAGCAGCACAGCCATGGGCAGCAGGGACGCGATGAGCAGCGAGCCCTCCAGGTGCAACACCGTCACCAGAACGACCACCACCGTGACGAGGATTTGATCCGTGAGGGCCGTCTGGAGCGTGCCGAGGGTTTCGTGGATGAGGCCGGACCGGTCGTAGAAGGGCACGACTTCGAGCTGGCTCGTGCGGCCGTCCGGCAGCACCTTGGAAGGAAGTCCGGGCTCCAGTTCTTTAATCTTGTCTTTCGTGTTCTGGATGACGGCGAGGGGGTTCTCGCCGTACCGCGCGACCACTACGCCGCCTACGACCTCGGCCCCGCCTTTGTCGAGCACGCCGCGGCGCATGGCCGGGCCGAGCTGGACCGTGGCCACGTCGCCCACGGTGATGGGCTGGTCCTCGCGCGCCAGCACTACGGACTTCTCCAGGTCCTCTATTTTCTTGATGAAACCAACGCCGCGCACCACGTACTCGACGCTGTTCACCTCGATGGTCCGCGCCCCTACGTCCAGGTTGGAGCGCGCCACGGCGCGCATCACCATCTCCAGGGTCACGTTGGCCGCGCGCATGGCTTCCGGGTTCACGTCCACCTGATACTCGCGAACGAACCCGCCGATGGAGGCCACCTCGCTCACGCCTTCGGCTGACTGCAGGCCGTAGCGCATGTACCAGTCCTGCACGCTGCGCAGTTCGTCCAGATTCCAGCCGCCGGTGGGGTTGCCGTCCTTGTCACGCCCTTCCAGGGTATACCAGTAGACCTGGCCCAGGGCCGTGGCGTCCGGCCCCAGGGTGGGGCGTACGCCCTGCGGCAGGCTGCCTGCAGGGAGGCTGGCGAGCTTTTCCAGCATGCGTGAACGCGACCAGTAGAACTCGATGCCCTCCTCGAAGATTACGTAGATGGAGGAGAAACCGAACATGGAGACGCTGCGCACCGTCTTGACGCCGGGGATGCCGAGCAGGGCGGTTGTGAGCGGGTAGGAGATCTGATCCTCCACATCCTGTGGTGAACGGCCCGGCCACTCGGTGAATACGATCTGCTGGTTCTCGCCGATGTCCGGGATGGCGTCCACGGGCACCGGGTCGCGCGGTATGGACTCGATCTTCCAGTCGAACGGCGCTACGGAGACGCCCCAGAAGAGCAGCAGCCCGGCAACGACGAAGACGACGACGCGATACTGAAGGCATGCGCCCACAAACCGCTCGGCAAAGGACATGCGGCGACCGGATTCGTGTTTTTCGTCGACCATGCTAACGGACTCCGAGAGGGCGTTCGATCTCGCCGCAGCGCAGCATGGACGCGCCGAAGTACGGGTTCAGTATCTCCTCGCTTTCCTGGACCCAGCTTGCGCCTTCGTTGCCAAAGGCCATGGGACAGAACGCTTCGTACAGGTCGCGGTTCACGCCGGCGCCCAGGCGGGCCGTGGCGGTGAGCATGCCTTCGGACAGGGTGAGGAAGCCCATGCGGGCCGCCTCGATGTCTGTCGAAGACTCGATGGCCGCGGCGCCTTGCTCCAGGCTGGCCCGTGCATCGCTCCAGATTGTCGCGGCCGCTTCGGACAGGCCGCTTGCATCCACCATGGGCAGAGTGAGCGTAAGCACGCGGGCCTGCTCCCTGGCCGTGGGAAGGTGGTCGTCCGCCAGGGCGAGTTGCACGCCCAGATACGCGCTCACGATGGGAGCCAGAGCCTGGCGAAAGGCGGCCGGAGTGTCCAGGAGACTGGATGCCGGGGACTCCATCGGATCGCCTGTCGCGGGTTCGGACGGCGCGAGTTCGCGCCTGACCTCGCCGCAGCGCAGCATGGACGCGCCATAGTAGGGGTTGAGCACGTCGGGCTGGATTTGCAGCCAGGTGCCGCCCTGGTTGTCGAAGGCCATGGGGCAGAACATCTCGTAGACCGGCGTGTCGTCCGGGCCGCCGAATCGGGTGATGAGCGTGGTTAACCCGTCGGAAAGGGGTTGGAAGGAGTCGCGCATGGCGGTGATGTCTCCACCCTCCATGGCGTCGAGCGCGTCCTGCATGGCCCCGGAGGCTTCCTGCCAGACGTCGGCGGCTTCTCCGCTCAGCTCATCTGCCGGCACCCGGCCGAGCAGGCTGCGCAGTTCGTCGGCCGCGGCTCGGGCTGCCTCGGCGTCGTCTCCGCTGAGCGCATCATGCATCGCAAGGTAAGATCGGAAGAGCTGTGTCAGCGATTCCCGGAACGCGGGGGGCGCTTGCAGTAGGGCGGCTCGTTTCGGAGGGGCCAGCGGGAAGGCGTCCCTCAGCTCGGCGAAATGGCCCTCGAACGTCCTGAACAGCCGCGCAGCCTCGCTGACGTCCTCGGCCTCGCTGCCGAGGAAGGAGTCGTTGCGCAGGAGCATGGACAACTCCTTCCAGAGCAATGCCGCGTCCTGGTCTGTGATCGACGTCGGGTCGATGGCGCAGACCGCGTCGTAAAAGTCTTTGAAAGCGGACCGCACGGCTTCCACGCCGACGGCGCCCTGCCGCGCGGCGTACACCGCCTCTTCAACCATGGCATAGTGCTGCGGAAGGACCGGCAGCTGCCTGGCGAACTCGAAGGGGACGTCGTAGGCCGGCTCGTCGGGCATTTCCATCTCGGTCCCGGCGCCGGGCGGACCGGCGGCGTGCATGCCGTGGTCGTGTCCTGCCGGTGCGGGCGCGCCAGCATCCGGAGTCATCATGGAAGGCTTGGCTTTGATCTGCACGGCCGAGTCGATCTTGAAAGCGCCCTTGGCCACCACGAGATCGCCTTCGGAAAGGCCTTCCCTTACGATGTAGACGTCTCCGGCGCGCGGGCCGAGCACAATCTCCTGACCGTAATACAGGCCGGGATCGTCGGGGTGCTGCAGATAAACCACGGCGCGCTTGCCCGTGAGCAGCGGGGCGGATGCGGGAATGACCAGCGGGGTTGCGTCGTCACCGGCTTCGGTGCGCTGGGCCGCGGTGACGAACATGCCGGGCTTGAGCCGTCCGTCCTCGTTATTCGCCTCCAACCGAACGCGGATGGTGCGGGTTGATCTGTCCACAAAGGGGTCGATGTAGACCACCTCGCCCTCGAACGTTTCGCCGGGGTGCGCTGCCGTGGCGAACCGGACCGTCTGCCCCATTCTGATCCAGGGCAGGTCGGACTCGTACGCCTCCAGCACGACCCAGACCCGGGAGAGGTCCGCCACAGTGAAGAGCGGGGCACCGGTCTGCACGTAGGCGCCCTCGGTCACATGGCGTTCGATGACCACGCCGCCGGTGGTGGAGGTGATGGTCACATGGTCTGAAGGAGTGCCGCGGCGCAGCACAGCGTCTATCTGTCCGCCTGAAAGACCGAGCAGGGAGAGCTTCTTGCGGGCTGCGTCCAGGGTCCTCTGGGCTGTCTGTTTGGTCAGGGTGGAGCGTGAATCGGCCAGGCGTTCAAGGGTCTCGGCAGCCTGGATGAGTTCGGCCTGGGCGGAAAGAAGATCGGGGCTATATATGGATGCGAGGCGTTCGCCACCCTCCACCTGCTGGCCGGTGTAGTCCACGTAGAGCGTGTCCAGCCGGCCGCCGACCCAGGCGGCTATCTCGGCGAGTCGCGTCTCGTCGTAGGCCACCTTGCCGGTGAGGCGGGTGGTGAGGCCCACGGCGCGCCGCTCGACGGGCACGACCTCCACCTCTGCCAGGGTCCGGGCCCGGGAGGACAGGCGAATCTGGCGCAGGCTGACGACCTCACCGTCGCCGTCGCCATCGGTCAGAGGGATCAGGTCCATGAAACAGATCGGGCACTGGCCCGGCTCCGGGAGCTGGATCTGCGGGTGCATGGAGCACGTCCAGACCACGTCCCCTCCGGATTCACCGGATGCGGCCGGCTGCTCGGCCGCGGCGTGGTCGTGATCTTCGTGGCCGTCCGCTGCGGGCTGATCTGTGGCGGGTTTTTCAGGAGCGCGGGAAGGAGACCCGACAAAATAGCCAACTGCGAACACTGCCGCGAGGAGCAGCACGGCGCCGAGTATGCGGGTGGATCGTTTCATGGACCTGTCCGATCAGGTTTGGTCGTTGTTATTCCTTGGGGGCATCTTCCAGTTCGATGCCCTTCTCTTCCATTTCCTTGAGATACTTCTCAGGATTTTCGAGAAACTGCTTGTCGCAGCCGGGGCAGCAGAAGTAGATGCGTTTGCCCTCGTAATCCACGTAGACTTCCTTGTTCTGGAGCTCGCTGCCCAGCACCGGGCAGGTTTCCTGCTGTTTGGCGAAGACTGTTGCGGCGAGCAGCAGTGTGAGTGAAAGGCCCAGAATCGAAATGCGGATGGCATTCTTGATGGATTTCATGTGTTACTCCGTGCTGATGGTGTCTTTTACAGCTGGTTGCGCCAGCTTCGGTGTTTCGGCCTCAATTTCGTACATGAGCGGCGGTGTAAGTTCTCCGCCCAGAAGATTGCCGTGCACGATGCAGGGAATCTCCCGCCCGAGGATGGTTTCCATCTGGGCCATGCGCTGCGCCTGTTCGGAGAGGGCGCGGGCCTGGGCGAGTTCGAGTTCCAGCAGAGTCTTCTCCGCCTGGAGGAAGTCGCCCATGGTCGCAAGGCCGGACTGGTAAGATTCGACGGTGGCGCCGAGGGCCTGGGTAGCCTTGGGGATGAGGGTGTCGGCGTACAGGGCCACCTGCCGCTCAGCGTCACGGTATTTGTACAGCGCCATGCGCAGGTCGGCCTCAAGTGATTGCTCCAGGTCCATCTCGGAAGCCATGGCCGCGCGCTTCCTGGCCCTGGCTTCGCGCACGGCGGCGGCGTTCTTGCCGAACCATATGGGCACCTTGATGGACAGGCCCGCGATGACCGGGTCCCTGCCCGCGCCTTCTGTGGTGCGGGATGCGGAGAAGCCCACGTCGCCGTCCTGGCTCACGGACTGGCCGCGCCGCAGCGCCGTGTTGTCCGTGAGTATGGTGGACAGGCTCACCGTGAACTCCGGAAAATAGCTCTTGCGAGCCAGGTCCACGCCGGCTTCCGCCTTGGTGATGCGCAGGTTGCTGGCCAGCAGGCGAGGCGTGCCCGATTCGAGCAGGGCGAGTATCTCCCCATCTTCCATGGACGGCTTCATGAGGGGCACGGACTCCGGCCAGGGGATTTCCTGGTCCGCATCCCTGCCCATTGCCGCGTTCAGCGCGGCAACGAGGGGCGTGCGCAGTTCTTCCAGCGTGCGGATGCGATCTTCCAGCGTGGCGAGTTCCACCTGCAGCCGGATAAGGTCCGAGTACTCGGCCAGCCCGCTTTCGTAGCGGGTGCGGACCACGCCTTCCAGGTAGACGAGAAGGTTCAGTGTTTCGCGGTTGATTTCCAGGGCGCGCGCCAGATACGCGTACTCATAGTAAACCTGCTTGACTTCGTAGAAGATTCGAAACGCGGTATCGTCCAGAAGCGCCTTGAGCGCATCGGCTTCCAGGGCGGCCTGCTTTTCCTGAAGCGAGAGCGTGCCGAACCACGGAAAGGATTGCGCCAGGCCGATGGAAGCACGCTGATTGCCGGTCCGGGTCTGCACAGGCTCCAGGTACCAGCCGAGATTCACGGTGGGGTTGGGCAGATACCCTTCCTGGTTCATCTTCTCGGCGGCTGCTTTCCAGTTCTCGAACGCCTCGATCAGGGCCGGGCTGTTCTCCGCGGCGATTCGCAGATACCCGGCGAGCTCCATGGACCCATGGGCGCCGGCGGCATCTTCCGGAGTGGGGGCCTGGGCGGCCTGCGCCAGGGCGTTGCCGGTCAGGATTGCGCACACAAGTGCGGCCATGGCGAGTATTCTGATCTGTTTCATGGTGGTTCGATGCCCTTGGATCATTGCACGTAATCATAAACGATGCAGTACGCCCCACCTCAAGCACATATCATACCAGCACGGTAGGTTCAGTGCCAAGTCAAGTCATGGCAGGAATATTACAGGAAAATCGACAGAAAAGGAATGCTGTGGAAAGAAATGGGACAACATTCGGAAACGTGGATGTGTTCAATTAGTATACACGACCTGTCAGGGTGTGGATATATTCGATACAGTTCGATGGTGCTAAGATTTCATTTCCTGTGCCGAATAAGAATGAGCGCGTGGATATCCCGCAAGGCGCGGGGTTTATTTATGGCAAATGAAATACTATGCTCAAACGAAACACACGCCGATTCTTCAACCGCTCGATTCGATGAAGGAATACCATGAAAAATTTGATAATCTTCCTGGCTGCGACTCTGGTGTTCATCGTCGTCTCGGCCATTGCAGCCACAGCCGGCCCGGGAGGGGCCAGCATCTGGGTGCTGGCGCCGGCAGGAGCCGCCGCCGCGGCGTCTGTCGCTGCTCTGGTCATGGCGCTCATGCGAAACAAGCAGGATGCGGCACTGGCCGCTGCGGCCGAGGACGCCGTGGCGGGCAAGCCGGTGGACGCCGAGTTGCTCCGCTCCGCAGGCAACCTGGGCCAGAGCCTGGATGCGCTGGTACATGAAAT
This is a stretch of genomic DNA from Oceanidesulfovibrio indonesiensis. It encodes these proteins:
- a CDS encoding efflux RND transporter periplasmic adaptor subunit → MKKILGVAAVALMLGLVGWQVSVRLSEPEAVNSAGSGARAVPVVLKPVRTMDMQHMAEFTGTLEASARFTVAPKISGRLENLHVNIGDEVENGQLLAELDSHEYAQQVNQAEAALEVARATVIEAQSAMDVAERDLARSQDLRQKSAVSQSELDQALAEFESSRARLQVAQAQVRQQEAALEAARVRLAYTRIYARWDGDDQHRLVGQRFVDEGDMVDANAPIVSIVAVDELLAVINVIERDYPYLQPGQPATIIADAYSERTFNGTVARLAPILQEASRQARVEMLVPNEDRLLAPGMFVRARLRFAERKNAIAVPVAALARRDNTQGVFMADGNATTARFVPFAPGIIQDGWVQVLGNATDELENGQVVTLGKHLLEDGGAISLPKSDLSGAAS
- a CDS encoding Fur family transcriptional regulator, with product MTYSSEQRETRLADLKHKIKEQGLRITPQRMAILRALVMHSGHPTVEELHKELLPDFPSMSLATVYKTITMLKQQDEVLELEFSRDSRYDGTNPHPHPHLICRRCGSIIDPDVPGLAEMIANLQQTTGFSVTSHRLDFYGECPECKKAS
- a CDS encoding ferritin-like domain-containing protein, with product MAEAAQMDKNARREKVLEVLNKARSMELYAISQYMNQHYSLDDMDYGELARNMKLIAIDEMRHAEQFAERIKELGGEPTTELADTVRKKQEVGEIFTFDAEVEDDTVDIYNQFLRTCREMGDNVSARLFEIIIEEEQEHANHFDNVGSHIKNLGDVYLSKVAGTSASTGASSKGFVNMASGEA
- a CDS encoding efflux RND transporter permease subunit, giving the protein MVDEKHESGRRMSFAERFVGACLQYRVVVFVVAGLLLFWGVSVAPFDWKIESIPRDPVPVDAIPDIGENQQIVFTEWPGRSPQDVEDQISYPLTTALLGIPGVKTVRSVSMFGFSSIYVIFEEGIEFYWSRSRMLEKLASLPAGSLPQGVRPTLGPDATALGQVYWYTLEGRDKDGNPTGGWNLDELRSVQDWYMRYGLQSAEGVSEVASIGGFVREYQVDVNPEAMRAANVTLEMVMRAVARSNLDVGARTIEVNSVEYVVRGVGFIKKIEDLEKSVVLAREDQPITVGDVATVQLGPAMRRGVLDKGGAEVVGGVVVARYGENPLAVIQNTKDKIKELEPGLPSKVLPDGRTSQLEVVPFYDRSGLIHETLGTLQTALTDQILVTVVVVLVTVLHLEGSLLIASLLPMAVLLCFTAMKSFGVDANIVALSGIAIAIGTMVDMGIIITENILKRFDEAPEGTPTWRIIREATGEVAGAVLTAVATTIVSFLPVFAMEGAEGKLFKPLAFTKTFALFASIAVSVTVLPVLATIFLRRGKSGKETSRLLSFLVIAAGVGLAFIAQWWIGAAVVLVGVARFASMAMPARAARWLRHSAVLLLAMAVAIVLATHWMPLGPEHGLARNALFTILLMGLLLGFFALFQKAYPTMLRRVLDFKALFMLVPATVLVIGLMVWLGFPRVFGWLPDSIQSSRPAIAMAHAFPGLGKEFMPPLDEGSFLFMPTTMPHASIGEVKDVLAKQDMAMAAIPEVESAVGKLGRVESSLDPAPLSMIETVVNYVPEYLADQSGHRKRFAYRDDKFDYYRTPEGEPVNAPDGLPYLVRGKFMRDEDGKLIPDEDGRPFRLWRPAIDPSINEGRDAWPGIQSPQDIWDEVVKAAEVPGTTSAPFLQPIAARIVMLQSGMRAPMGIKVRGPDLETIESVGLELERLLKEVPSVQPAAVIADRIVGKPYLEIEINRTAIARYGLPLEDVQEVIEAAVGGRQLTTTVEGRERYPVRVRYQRELRDTPEALGSILVAARSGEQIPLRELADIRYVRGPQAIKSEDTFLVGYVLFDKKPGFAEVDVVEHARSYLDSKRESGELVLPEGVSYTFAGSYENQIRAQKRLAVILPVALAIIFLILYLQFKQLSVTMIVFSGIAVAWSGGFILIWLYGQEWFLAFNIFGESMRDLFQVNPVNLSVAIWVGFLALFGIASDDGVLMATYLLDSKDERDTTEKKKLRDAVVAGATRRIRPALMTSATTILALLPVLTSTGRGADIMVPMAIPSFGGMLVALLTVFVVPVLFCAIEEWRLYWRKRRGLPVS
- a CDS encoding efflux RND transporter periplasmic adaptor subunit, which gives rise to MKRSTRILGAVLLLAAVFAVGYFVGSPSRAPEKPATDQPAADGHEDHDHAAAEQPAASGESGGDVVWTCSMHPQIQLPEPGQCPICFMDLIPLTDGDGDGEVVSLRQIRLSSRARTLAEVEVVPVERRAVGLTTRLTGKVAYDETRLAEIAAWVGGRLDTLYVDYTGQQVEGGERLASIYSPDLLSAQAELIQAAETLERLADSRSTLTKQTAQRTLDAARKKLSLLGLSGGQIDAVLRRGTPSDHVTITSTTGGVVIERHVTEGAYVQTGAPLFTVADLSRVWVVLEAYESDLPWIRMGQTVRFATAAHPGETFEGEVVYIDPFVDRSTRTIRVRLEANNEDGRLKPGMFVTAAQRTEAGDDATPLVIPASAPLLTGKRAVVYLQHPDDPGLYYGQEIVLGPRAGDVYIVREGLSEGDLVVAKGAFKIDSAVQIKAKPSMMTPDAGAPAPAGHDHGMHAAGPPGAGTEMEMPDEPAYDVPFEFARQLPVLPQHYAMVEEAVYAARQGAVGVEAVRSAFKDFYDAVCAIDPTSITDQDAALLWKELSMLLRNDSFLGSEAEDVSEAARLFRTFEGHFAELRDAFPLAPPKRAALLQAPPAFRESLTQLFRSYLAMHDALSGDDAEAARAAADELRSLLGRVPADELSGEAADVWQEASGAMQDALDAMEGGDITAMRDSFQPLSDGLTTLITRFGGPDDTPVYEMFCPMAFDNQGGTWLQIQPDVLNPYYGASMLRCGEVRRELAPSEPATGDPMESPASSLLDTPAAFRQALAPIVSAYLGVQLALADDHLPTAREQARVLTLTLPMVDASGLSEAAATIWSDARASLEQGAAAIESSTDIEAARMGFLTLSEGMLTATARLGAGVNRDLYEAFCPMAFGNEGASWVQESEEILNPYFGASMLRCGEIERPLGVR
- a CDS encoding YHS domain-containing protein translates to MKSIKNAIRISILGLSLTLLLAATVFAKQQETCPVLGSELQNKEVYVDYEGKRIYFCCPGCDKQFLENPEKYLKEMEEKGIELEDAPKE
- a CDS encoding TolC family protein, which produces MKQIRILAMAALVCAILTGNALAQAAQAPTPEDAAGAHGSMELAGYLRIAAENSPALIEAFENWKAAAEKMNQEGYLPNPTVNLGWYLEPVQTRTGNQRASIGLAQSFPWFGTLSLQEKQAALEADALKALLDDTAFRIFYEVKQVYYEYAYLARALEINRETLNLLVYLEGVVRTRYESGLAEYSDLIRLQVELATLEDRIRTLEELRTPLVAALNAAMGRDADQEIPWPESVPLMKPSMEDGEILALLESGTPRLLASNLRITKAEAGVDLARKSYFPEFTVSLSTILTDNTALRRGQSVSQDGDVGFSASRTTEGAGRDPVIAGLSIKVPIWFGKNAAAVREARARKRAAMASEMDLEQSLEADLRMALYKYRDAERQVALYADTLIPKATQALGATVESYQSGLATMGDFLQAEKTLLELELAQARALSEQAQRMAQMETILGREIPCIVHGNLLGGELTPPLMYEIEAETPKLAQPAVKDTISTE